One window of Deltaproteobacteria bacterium genomic DNA carries:
- the rplU gene encoding 50S ribosomal protein L21, producing MYAVVRTGGKQQRVEPGERLKVEKLDGEVGAEISLNEVLFIGGEGEPKIGQPVLTDAKVTAKILSHGRGEKIRVFKRRKRKGFHKTIGHRQEYTELEILGIAE from the coding sequence ATGTACGCAGTAGTACGCACAGGCGGCAAGCAGCAGCGTGTTGAACCTGGTGAGCGTTTAAAAGTTGAAAAGCTTGATGGTGAAGTTGGCGCCGAAATTTCACTTAATGAAGTTTTATTTATTGGTGGCGAGGGTGAGCCAAAGATCGGACAACCTGTATTAACAGATGCAAAGGTTACCGCAAAAATCCTCAGCCATGGTCGTGGTGAAAAAATTCGCGTATTTAAAAGACGCAAACGCAAAGGTTTTCACAAAACCATTGGCCATCGACAAGAATATACTGAGTTAGAAATTCTTGGTATTGCAGAATAA
- the rpmA gene encoding 50S ribosomal protein L27, which yields MAHKKGQGSSRNGRDSNPKYRGVKVADGSPVQGGNILVRQVGTKIHAGRFVGQGRDYTLYARTAGVVRYESHKNRTIAVVYPQNTAFSLN from the coding sequence ATGGCACATAAAAAAGGTCAAGGATCATCACGTAACGGACGCGATTCAAATCCTAAGTATCGTGGGGTCAAAGTTGCTGACGGTTCGCCGGTTCAGGGTGGCAACATATTAGTACGTCAAGTTGGCACCAAGATCCATGCCGGTCGTTTTGTGGGACAAGGTAGAGATTATACCCTCTATGCTCGCACGGCAGGTGTTGTGCGTTACGAAAGCCACAAAAACCGAACAATAGCAGTTGTTTATCCTCAAAACACCGCTTTTAGCCTAAATTAA